In the Solanum pennellii chromosome 5, SPENNV200 genome, one interval contains:
- the LOC107019678 gene encoding uncharacterized protein LOC107019678 has protein sequence MDHLIGENPDLWSVVLDGPTIPMKKGPDGETMVPKEREEWDAADKLTIQNNAKSKKILICGIGPDEYNRISSCQDAKSIWETLQTAHEGTTQVKKSKIDNLNRQYELFRMMEGETIQEMHTRFTAIINEIYSLGEVIPKKGSQKTLERLTRIMGK, from the coding sequence ATGGATCATCTAATAGGAGAAAATCCTGATCTCTGGAGTGTAGTCTTAGATGGTCCTACTATTCCTATGAAAAAGGGACCTGATGGAGAAACAATGGTACCAAAAGAGAGAGAGGAGTGGGATGCCGCAGATAAACTGACAAttcaaaataatgcaaaatcTAAGAAAATTCTAATTTGTGGCATAGGACCAGACGAATACAACAGGATCTCTTCTTGTCAAGATGCCAAGTCAATCTGGGAAACCTTACAGACTGCACATGAAGGAACAACTCAGGTTAAGAAATCAAAGATTGACAATCTGAATAGACAATACGAATTGTTCAGAATGATGGAAGGAGAAACTATTCAAGAGATGCACACTAGATTCACTGCTATCATCAATGAAATTTACTCTCTAGGAGAAGTAATTCCAAAGAAAGGCAGTCAGAAAACTCTTGAGCGTCTTACCCGAATCATGGGAAAGTAA